In Marivirga salinae, a single window of DNA contains:
- a CDS encoding T9SS type A sorting domain-containing protein: MKRFLLSILFFVGVVNFTSGQSEGDFRSRADGNWNVGSTWEEFVSGTWVNNANFPDGTENLIELQSGFSVTIAAGNTINISSSTTLINNGTFILETDGRSTGKLNVSGIFQANQGSIISGATTSKMTFLANSAYNHNFTTTEGAIPIATWSTDSNVNIVGFTSSNGPPTNLTQPFFNFTWNCPNMTTAFLNLGGNLNNVDGDLNISSTGTGSLSISDFASSTINIDGNFQVDGNSFVYFNLDLAVTYNIGNDFILSSSSSTYFAEDAPIDFNIVNNFIVNGSGTYDFGGELGGSGNTNIYVGGNFSQSSGTIQNSGTGTKTLHFQSGATSIFSRTGGTLNGVLNYSITGSTVVDAGSSEFVGDGDFNLGAGSKLITSNVAGISSSGVIQVAGTRTFNTGSTIEYNGTATQSLGNGFPPSGVNLIINNSGGGVDMNSDLTISSGRTLTFTAGTLNIGSSTLTLNGTVLTTSGGLSVTSLSNLAIGGTGAFGTLGFVGTSELQNFTLNRTSTGSVTLDGNLTVSGATQATDGFTQTAGDLLLNGNTLTLSGNIEQTGGTLVSNATSSLIINGAGALPAGLSVSGDINTITMDRASTTLNTASSNFTATNLNLFSGTLDGTAISIADGGTVERRTNGSLTNALTPVGSYNLIYNHSSAISTGAELPNSATAINNIEKRGTGVLTVLNDFTANGSLTFTNGEFNAGANTISLNGDLIANAGSTLDNSTITFDGTTNLTGSNNPTFGSITVNGTFNPASSLTVNGDITNNGVLNSSAGTLTINATSQLGGSNPITVNDFTIGTSGVVTASATQALEIDGNLTNNGSFNANSGTVIFGGNTTISGTVPTFASIQVDGIFNAPSTLNLSGGLTVNSGGTFNNNSGIVNMTGTGDIAGTGAFELYTLNVSGGVAIANENAAGVTIADALTVGAGTTIDFDGAAGSGEMTLKSTQTKDAYIAAVPSDATLSGILNVERAVYNVRSGDGKGFHMIGFPVTGATVGEVQASGFAVTGGFTGASTTGGKGDGNASILSYDQSAAGDFSNGYTAFPGSSGSSSSEFVNGTGYFMFTYAGDVPGTITTTGTVFTGSVTKPLPYTANGNIPVEDEGWHLIGNPYPSAINWDLVFTDNTEIDGWLWNPGAGAWEALTSGSNATIPQGQAFFLRSLPNGGAGGSITFDEEDKVSTFKSFYRTTEPDQIFKVGLDNGSYVDYTYIGLKEGATFDYNGVEDASRLFNNYETISTMTADGKVVKVNRVPFENVGTCGNSIFINLEQMVNSKQYTLRFEGVQNLSSKSIELYDHYLDQTLELSSSNSLQFTVNSDAASKGSTRFEIIINSNESLSQVAVESEDICPSENAVINLLQSDVFANYLVYSGEEIVASAEGTGTELSIEILNEFLGEANNDFEIKAFAAGCDTVKVGNASVQVSESLTLNNAVEGSTICKEANQASFSVATQVNASYDVLNDADTIQSFVGNGNIYQGFINSTELVEGLNQFTIAASKDGCQSGTLNQNLEIEVQDLVIDESITFSANNTCLKSSSDLSFSSQAGVEYQIFKGTKLLKSINGDGSEQIVTIPPSDLSLGNNKFTVIAQYGECAEFEFPQTIQIEVEENINTNLNLITENTCGDANTSVVIENAQAGKIYTLQSAGQKISSLTAETKGELVFNLNPSQLSVGLNELDIQIEGEACGAVLSANQAVLTIYEPINPDLEIQSPNVCTGDQVNIEITNPQAGKTYRLMDAGTMIATEKATNEDVLSFNLPSDLFGMGYHAMTINILDDKCGTLTANQIVEFELFEAGVISEVENQNVCKDESIVIDLSANVAMNSYQLYVGEDLITESSTSTLSLTPSETTTYTLTGIPENGCGVNTINFTIEVTDLATPGILVSNNVLESSVEGDSYQWYLNGEILEGERGKVLVAQESGEYSVEVSKANCTKISDAYTFSEEVLNANKALANAVHLYPNPVKDVLKIDMENIKEIEVTIFTLSGKFMDKMNLNSEKEQSIDMSKFSKGTYLLQLKSGKGTITKRIIKQ; encoded by the coding sequence ATGAAAAGATTTTTACTTTCGATATTGTTTTTTGTTGGGGTTGTTAATTTTACATCAGGTCAATCTGAAGGTGATTTTAGAAGTAGAGCAGATGGGAACTGGAATGTTGGTAGTACTTGGGAGGAGTTCGTTAGCGGTACGTGGGTCAACAATGCTAATTTTCCTGATGGTACTGAAAATTTGATAGAGCTTCAAAGCGGTTTCTCCGTTACAATAGCAGCAGGAAATACAATTAATATTTCCTCATCAACTACCTTGATAAATAATGGTACGTTTATATTAGAAACAGATGGCAGAAGTACAGGGAAGTTAAATGTTTCAGGCATTTTTCAAGCAAATCAAGGTTCAATAATATCTGGCGCAACAACTAGTAAAATGACCTTTTTAGCAAATTCTGCTTATAATCATAATTTTACAACTACTGAAGGTGCAATTCCAATTGCAACTTGGAGCACTGATAGTAATGTTAATATAGTTGGATTTACTTCAAGTAATGGACCTCCAACTAATTTAACGCAACCATTTTTCAACTTCACATGGAACTGTCCTAATATGACCACTGCATTCTTAAATTTAGGTGGAAATTTAAATAATGTGGATGGAGATTTAAATATATCTTCTACAGGGACTGGTTCTTTGTCAATTTCTGATTTTGCATCCTCCACTATTAACATTGATGGAAATTTTCAAGTAGATGGGAACTCATTTGTATACTTTAATTTAGACCTTGCAGTTACCTACAATATCGGAAATGATTTTATTTTAAGTTCTTCAAGTAGTACTTATTTTGCAGAGGACGCTCCTATTGATTTCAATATAGTAAATAATTTTATTGTTAACGGGTCTGGAACATATGATTTTGGTGGTGAGCTTGGTGGGTCTGGGAATACTAATATATACGTAGGTGGGAATTTTAGTCAAAGTTCAGGTACGATTCAAAATTCAGGAACCGGAACAAAAACCCTGCATTTTCAATCTGGTGCAACGTCCATTTTTTCAAGAACGGGTGGGACTTTAAATGGAGTTTTAAATTACTCAATAACTGGTTCTACAGTTGTCGATGCAGGTAGTTCTGAATTTGTAGGAGATGGTGATTTTAATTTGGGTGCTGGCTCAAAATTGATTACCTCAAACGTAGCTGGTATTTCTTCTTCAGGAGTCATTCAGGTAGCAGGAACAAGAACATTCAATACAGGTTCTACCATAGAATACAATGGAACAGCAACACAATCCCTAGGTAATGGTTTTCCTCCTTCTGGTGTGAATTTAATCATTAATAATTCAGGGGGAGGGGTAGATATGAATTCTGATCTTACAATAAGTTCGGGTAGAACATTGACTTTTACAGCGGGTACACTTAATATAGGTTCAAGTACATTAACATTAAATGGTACAGTTTTAACTACCAGTGGAGGTCTATCTGTTACTTCCTTATCTAATTTAGCAATTGGCGGCACTGGTGCTTTTGGTACTTTAGGTTTTGTAGGCACGTCAGAGTTGCAAAATTTTACTCTTAATCGAACATCTACTGGTTCAGTTACATTAGATGGAAATTTAACCGTAAGTGGAGCTACACAAGCAACAGATGGCTTCACACAAACAGCAGGCGATTTATTACTCAATGGAAATACTTTAACGCTTAGCGGTAATATTGAACAAACAGGAGGTACTTTAGTTTCAAATGCTACTTCATCTTTAATCATTAATGGCGCAGGTGCTCTTCCAGCTGGGCTCTCTGTTTCAGGTGATATTAATACCATTACTATGGACAGAGCTTCAACTACTTTAAATACAGCATCATCCAACTTTACTGCAACTAACCTTAATTTGTTTTCTGGAACATTAGATGGTACAGCCATTAGTATTGCTGATGGAGGTACTGTAGAAAGAAGAACAAATGGTTCGCTTACAAATGCATTAACTCCTGTAGGTAGTTATAACTTGATTTATAATCACAGTTCAGCTATTAGCACTGGTGCTGAATTGCCTAATTCTGCAACTGCTATAAATAATATTGAAAAAAGAGGTACAGGTGTTTTAACAGTTCTAAATGATTTTACTGCTAATGGTAGTTTGACTTTTACAAATGGTGAATTCAATGCTGGAGCTAATACTATTTCTTTGAATGGTGATTTGATTGCTAATGCAGGATCAACTTTAGATAACTCTACTATTACTTTTGATGGCACTACTAATCTTACAGGGTCTAATAATCCTACTTTCGGAAGTATAACAGTTAATGGGACATTTAACCCCGCTTCTAGTTTAACTGTAAATGGTGATATCACAAATAATGGTGTATTAAACAGTTCAGCTGGAACTCTAACTATTAATGCCACTTCTCAACTTGGTGGGTCTAATCCAATTACAGTTAATGATTTTACCATAGGCACAAGTGGTGTTGTAACGGCTTCAGCTACTCAGGCTTTAGAGATAGATGGTAACTTAACCAATAATGGTTCATTTAATGCCAATAGTGGTACTGTTATTTTTGGTGGGAATACTACTATTTCCGGTACTGTTCCAACTTTTGCTAGCATACAGGTGGATGGCATTTTTAATGCCCCTTCTACGCTTAACTTATCTGGTGGTTTGACGGTAAATAGTGGCGGTACATTCAATAATAATTCAGGTATAGTCAATATGACAGGTACAGGGGACATAGCAGGTACCGGTGCTTTTGAATTATACACGCTTAATGTTAGCGGTGGAGTAGCAATTGCAAATGAAAACGCTGCAGGTGTAACGATAGCAGATGCATTGACCGTGGGAGCAGGTACAACTATAGATTTTGATGGTGCTGCTGGATCAGGGGAAATGACCTTAAAGTCAACACAAACAAAAGACGCTTATATTGCCGCAGTTCCTAGTGATGCAACCTTATCAGGTATTTTGAATGTTGAAAGAGCTGTATATAATGTAAGAAGTGGTGACGGAAAAGGTTTTCATATGATTGGTTTTCCTGTTACTGGAGCAACTGTGGGTGAAGTTCAAGCTTCAGGTTTTGCAGTTACAGGTGGTTTTACGGGGGCTTCTACCACAGGGGGAAAAGGGGATGGTAATGCATCGATTTTATCATATGATCAATCAGCAGCAGGTGACTTTTCAAATGGTTATACAGCTTTCCCTGGTTCTTCTGGCAGCAGTTCAAGTGAATTTGTGAATGGTACTGGATATTTTATGTTTACCTATGCAGGTGATGTCCCTGGTACTATTACCACTACTGGTACTGTTTTTACAGGTTCAGTAACAAAGCCATTACCTTATACAGCTAATGGCAATATCCCAGTCGAAGATGAAGGCTGGCATTTAATAGGTAACCCGTATCCTTCTGCCATTAATTGGGATTTGGTTTTTACTGACAATACGGAAATTGATGGTTGGCTTTGGAATCCTGGTGCCGGAGCTTGGGAAGCTTTGACTAGTGGATCAAATGCAACCATTCCTCAAGGACAGGCATTTTTTCTTCGTTCTTTACCAAATGGTGGAGCTGGTGGTTCCATAACTTTTGACGAGGAGGATAAGGTTTCTACTTTTAAAAGTTTTTACCGAACTACTGAGCCTGATCAAATTTTTAAGGTGGGCTTAGATAATGGTAGCTATGTAGATTATACTTATATAGGTTTAAAAGAAGGTGCAACTTTTGATTATAATGGCGTAGAGGATGCTAGTAGGTTATTTAATAATTACGAAACTATTTCTACTATGACTGCTGATGGGAAAGTAGTGAAAGTAAATAGAGTACCATTTGAAAATGTTGGTACCTGTGGAAACAGCATTTTCATTAATCTTGAACAGATGGTAAATTCTAAGCAATATACATTGAGGTTCGAAGGCGTGCAAAATTTAAGTTCTAAAAGCATTGAGTTGTATGATCATTATTTAGATCAAACCTTAGAATTGAGTTCTTCTAACTCTTTGCAATTTACTGTTAACTCGGATGCTGCTTCTAAGGGCTCTACCAGATTTGAAATAATAATCAACAGCAATGAAAGCCTAAGTCAAGTGGCTGTAGAATCAGAAGATATTTGTCCTTCAGAAAATGCAGTGATTAATTTACTTCAATCAGATGTCTTTGCTAATTACTTAGTTTATAGTGGGGAAGAAATAGTTGCTTCAGCAGAAGGAACAGGTACTGAATTAAGCATAGAAATTTTAAATGAATTTTTAGGTGAAGCTAATAATGATTTTGAGATTAAAGCTTTTGCTGCTGGATGTGATACAGTTAAAGTTGGAAATGCTTCTGTGCAAGTTTCTGAGTCTTTAACTTTAAATAATGCAGTAGAAGGTTCTACTATCTGTAAAGAAGCAAATCAAGCAAGCTTTAGTGTAGCTACTCAGGTTAATGCATCTTATGATGTATTAAATGATGCGGATACTATTCAATCATTTGTAGGAAATGGCAATATTTATCAAGGATTTATAAATTCTACTGAACTAGTAGAAGGTTTGAACCAATTCACAATTGCAGCGAGTAAAGATGGTTGTCAAAGTGGTACTTTAAATCAAAACTTGGAGATTGAAGTACAGGATCTTGTTATTGATGAAAGCATTACTTTTTCAGCAAATAACACTTGTTTGAAATCTTCTTCTGATTTAAGCTTTAGCAGCCAAGCAGGAGTAGAGTATCAAATATTTAAGGGTACTAAATTATTAAAAAGTATAAACGGAGATGGAAGTGAGCAGATTGTGACAATTCCTCCTTCTGATTTAAGTTTAGGAAATAATAAATTTACTGTAATTGCTCAATATGGAGAATGTGCAGAATTTGAATTTCCTCAAACAATTCAAATTGAAGTGGAGGAGAATATTAATACCAATCTTAACTTGATCACTGAAAATACCTGTGGAGATGCTAATACATCAGTAGTTATTGAGAATGCACAAGCAGGAAAAATTTATACCTTACAGTCAGCTGGTCAAAAGATAAGCAGTTTGACTGCTGAAACTAAAGGAGAATTAGTATTTAATCTTAATCCATCTCAATTAAGTGTTGGATTAAATGAATTGGATATTCAAATAGAGGGTGAAGCTTGTGGTGCTGTATTATCTGCAAATCAGGCAGTACTTACTATTTATGAACCTATTAATCCTGATTTAGAAATTCAATCTCCTAATGTTTGTACAGGTGATCAGGTAAATATAGAAATCACTAATCCGCAAGCTGGAAAAACTTACAGATTGATGGATGCTGGAACGATGATAGCAACTGAAAAAGCAACTAATGAAGATGTTTTAAGCTTTAATTTGCCATCTGATCTTTTTGGAATGGGGTATCATGCAATGACTATCAATATTCTTGATGATAAATGTGGAACGCTCACTGCTAATCAAATAGTTGAATTTGAATTGTTTGAAGCTGGTGTGATTTCGGAAGTTGAAAATCAAAATGTATGCAAGGACGAGAGTATTGTTATCGACTTATCAGCAAATGTAGCTATGAATAGTTATCAACTTTATGTAGGTGAGGATTTGATTACAGAATCATCCACTTCAACATTGAGCTTAACTCCTTCAGAAACCACAACTTATACCCTGACTGGAATTCCTGAAAATGGATGCGGTGTAAATACTATTAATTTCACAATTGAAGTAACTGATTTAGCAACTCCAGGAATTTTGGTTTCAAACAATGTACTAGAGAGTTCAGTTGAAGGAGACAGTTATCAATGGTATTTGAATGGAGAGATCTTAGAAGGTGAAAGAGGTAAAGTATTAGTAGCACAAGAGTCTGGTGAATATAGCGTTGAAGTTAGCAAAGCTAATTGTACTAAAATAAGTGATGCTTATACATTTAGTGAAGAGGTATTGAATGCTAATAAAGCTTTAGCAAATGCTGTTCATTTGTATCCTAATCCTGTTAAAGATGTATTAAAAATTGATATGGAAAATATTAAAGAAATAGAAGTTACTATTTTTACATTATCTGGAAAATTCATGGATAAAATGAATTTGAATTCCGAGAAAGAACAATCAATTGATATGTCTAAATTTTCCAAAGGAACATATTTATTGCAATTGAAATCAGGAAAAGGAACTATAACTAAAAGAATTATCAAGCAATAG